One window from the genome of Parasteatoda tepidariorum isolate YZ-2023 chromosome 8, CAS_Ptep_4.0, whole genome shotgun sequence encodes:
- the LOC122270879 gene encoding uncharacterized protein, whose protein sequence is MSSLYVFFNFPFRVNVKRSGVKKYDYLVDDGVVKKKGKPFNHKSYFKDVVLDNYDVIKPFVGRIGSEFLDLNLAQPENLDAFDVPNTCLGDSNDTDGSEIKNDPNERQN, encoded by the exons ATGAGTTCACtttatgtcttttttaatttcccttttAGAGTCAACGTCAAAAGATCTGGCGTCAAAAAGTATGACTATTTGGTGGATGATGGAGTTGTGAAAAAGAAGGGAAAACCCTTCAATCACAAATCCTATTTCAAAGATGTTGTTTTAGACAACTATGATGTGATTAAACCATTCGTAGGACGAATTGGTTCGGAATTTCTGGATCTCAATCTGGCACAG CCAGAAAATCTTGATGCGTTCGATGTTCCTAATACATGTTTGGGTGATTCAAATGATACTGATGGCTCTGAGATCAAAAATGATCCAAATGAGCGTCAGAATTAA